A single Nicotiana tabacum cultivar K326 chromosome 5, ASM71507v2, whole genome shotgun sequence DNA region contains:
- the LOC107791863 gene encoding uncharacterized protein LOC107791863 produces MLKDMWDRLIVIWASEEFKKRSNAAKAARASNTGDSLHTRGSISMENNRRRMEKEKGRLVTYAEVFEDKHLKKKKDGTREWVEPRIARVYEAYQQRFEEWRHSQPDSEDSSSTQVSLNDVASIWTQVVGGAKKGRTYGLG; encoded by the exons ATGCTAAAAGACATGTGGGATAGACTTATTGTGATATGGGCTtctgaagaatttaagaagaggAGCAATGCTGCAAAGGCTGCCCGAGCCTCCAATACGGGTGACTCATTGCACACTAGGGGTTCAATTAGTATGGAGAACAATAGAAGGAGAATG gaaaaggaaaaagggagACTTGTGACTTATGCTGAGGTCTTTGAGGACAagcatttgaaaaagaaaaaggatgggacAAGAGAATGGGTCGAGCCACGTATTGCGAGGGTATAT GAAGCCTATCAGCAACGTTTTGAGGAATGGCGTCATAGTCAACCCGATTCCGAGGATAGTAGCTCAACCCAAGTGTCACTCAATGATGTAGCTTCAATATGGACGCAGGTGGTTGGTGGCGCAAAGAAAGGTAGAACCTACGGTCTTGGATAA